A genomic segment from Sciurus carolinensis chromosome 1, mSciCar1.2, whole genome shotgun sequence encodes:
- the Pex2 gene encoding peroxisome biogenesis factor 2 isoform X1, giving the protein MAVIPLMRRAKKKTKSSRKEKGEKKKGRKRREKREKEVPKTFREDMAPREEHMKNTDRVLRISQLDALELNKALEQLVWSQFTQCFHGFKPGLFARFEPEVKAFLWLFLWRFTIYSKNATVGQSVLNIQYKDSFSPSLRYQPPSKNQKLWYALCTIGGRWLEERCYDLFRNHHLASFGKLKQCANFVVGLLKLGGLINFLIFLQRGKFATLTERLLGIHSVFCRPQNAREVGFEYMNRELLWHGFAEFLIFLLPLINIQKLKAKLSSWCIPLTGASNSDGTLATSGKECSLCGEWPTMPHTIGCEHIFCYYCVKSSFLFDMYFTCPKCGTEVHSVQPLKSGIEMSEVNVP; this is encoded by the exons ATGG ctgTCATTCCTTTGATGAGGAGggccaagaagaaaacaaaaagtagtagaaaagaaaagggagaaaaaaagaaaggaaggaagaggagagagaagagagagaaagaagttcCAA agACCTTCAGAGAGGACATGGCACCCAGAGAAGAGCATATGAAGAATACAGACAGAGTGCTCAGAATAAGTCAGTTGGATGCACTGGAATTAAACAAGGCCCTGGAGCAACTGGTTTGGTCCCAGTTTACTCAGTGTTTTCATGGATTTAAGCCAGGACTGTTTGCTCGCTTTGAACCAGAGGTGAAAGCATTCTTGTGGCTTTTTTTGTGGCGATTCACCATCTACTCCAAAAATGCCACTGTGGGACAGTCAGTTTTGAATATTCAGTACAAAGACAGTTTTTCCCCAAGCCTGAGATATCAGCCACcaagtaaaaaccagaaactctGGTATGCTCTCTGTACCATTGGTGGGAGGTGGTTAGAAGAACGATGCTATGATTTGTTTCGAAACCATCATTTAGCATCTTTTGGGAAACTTAAACAGTGTGCAAATTTTGTGGTTGGGCTTTTGAAATTAGGTGggttaattaattttttgattttcctTCAACGGGGAAAGTTTGCAACTTTGACAGAACGTCTTCTAGGCATTCATTCTGTATTTTGCAGGCCCCAAAATGCCCGTGAAGTTGGGTTTGAGTACATGAATAGGGAGCTCCTCTGGCATGGTTTTGCTgagtttctaatttttctcttacCACTTATCAATATCCAGAAATTGAAAGCTAAGTTGTCTTCATGGTGTATCCCTCTTACTGGTGCTTCTAATAGTGACGGTACTTTAGCCACCAGTGGCAAAGAATGTTCTTTGTGTGGAGAGTGGCCCACCATGCCTCACACCATAGGATGTGAACACATCTTCTGTTATTACTGTGTTAAAAGTAGTTTCTTATTTGACATGTACTTTACTTGTCCTAAGTGTGGCACAGAGGTACACAGTGTACAGCCACTGAAATCAGGAATTGAGATGTCAGAAGTGAATGTACCTTAG
- the Pex2 gene encoding peroxisome biogenesis factor 2 isoform X2 has product MRRAKKKTKSSRKEKGEKKKGRKRREKREKEVPKTFREDMAPREEHMKNTDRVLRISQLDALELNKALEQLVWSQFTQCFHGFKPGLFARFEPEVKAFLWLFLWRFTIYSKNATVGQSVLNIQYKDSFSPSLRYQPPSKNQKLWYALCTIGGRWLEERCYDLFRNHHLASFGKLKQCANFVVGLLKLGGLINFLIFLQRGKFATLTERLLGIHSVFCRPQNAREVGFEYMNRELLWHGFAEFLIFLLPLINIQKLKAKLSSWCIPLTGASNSDGTLATSGKECSLCGEWPTMPHTIGCEHIFCYYCVKSSFLFDMYFTCPKCGTEVHSVQPLKSGIEMSEVNVP; this is encoded by the exons ATGAGGAGggccaagaagaaaacaaaaagtagtagaaaagaaaagggagaaaaaaagaaaggaaggaagaggagagagaagagagagaaagaagttcCAA agACCTTCAGAGAGGACATGGCACCCAGAGAAGAGCATATGAAGAATACAGACAGAGTGCTCAGAATAAGTCAGTTGGATGCACTGGAATTAAACAAGGCCCTGGAGCAACTGGTTTGGTCCCAGTTTACTCAGTGTTTTCATGGATTTAAGCCAGGACTGTTTGCTCGCTTTGAACCAGAGGTGAAAGCATTCTTGTGGCTTTTTTTGTGGCGATTCACCATCTACTCCAAAAATGCCACTGTGGGACAGTCAGTTTTGAATATTCAGTACAAAGACAGTTTTTCCCCAAGCCTGAGATATCAGCCACcaagtaaaaaccagaaactctGGTATGCTCTCTGTACCATTGGTGGGAGGTGGTTAGAAGAACGATGCTATGATTTGTTTCGAAACCATCATTTAGCATCTTTTGGGAAACTTAAACAGTGTGCAAATTTTGTGGTTGGGCTTTTGAAATTAGGTGggttaattaattttttgattttcctTCAACGGGGAAAGTTTGCAACTTTGACAGAACGTCTTCTAGGCATTCATTCTGTATTTTGCAGGCCCCAAAATGCCCGTGAAGTTGGGTTTGAGTACATGAATAGGGAGCTCCTCTGGCATGGTTTTGCTgagtttctaatttttctcttacCACTTATCAATATCCAGAAATTGAAAGCTAAGTTGTCTTCATGGTGTATCCCTCTTACTGGTGCTTCTAATAGTGACGGTACTTTAGCCACCAGTGGCAAAGAATGTTCTTTGTGTGGAGAGTGGCCCACCATGCCTCACACCATAGGATGTGAACACATCTTCTGTTATTACTGTGTTAAAAGTAGTTTCTTATTTGACATGTACTTTACTTGTCCTAAGTGTGGCACAGAGGTACACAGTGTACAGCCACTGAAATCAGGAATTGAGATGTCAGAAGTGAATGTACCTTAG